The following proteins come from a genomic window of Solea solea chromosome 3, fSolSol10.1, whole genome shotgun sequence:
- the aco1 gene encoding cytoplasmic aconitate hydratase, translating into MSTTVSNPFQHIVEPLNPEDPKQQFYNLSKLGDSRYERLPFSIRVLLESAVRNCDEFLVKSSDVERILSWKETQTQSVEVPFRPARVILQDFTGVPAVVDFAAMRDAVMKLGGDPEKINPVCPADLVIDHSIQVDFNRKSDSLQKNQDLEFDRNRERFQFLKWGSKAFRNMRIIPPGSGIVHQVNLEYLARVVFNHEGFFYPDSLVGTDSHTTMIDGLGVLGWGVGGIEAEAVMLGQPISMVLPEVVGYKLHGTPDKFITSTDIVLTVTKHLRQVGVVGKFVEFFGPGVAQLSIADRATIANMCPEYGATAAFFPVDDISIQYLVQTGRDAEKLDYITKYLKAVAMFRDYNDVSQDPDFTQVVELDLSTVVPCCSGPKRPQDRIPVTDMKTDFETCLGAKQGFKGFQMPAERHSAAVPFQFNGNEYTLSHGSVVIAAITSCTNTSNPSVMLGAGLLAKKAIECGLSVNPYIKTSLSPGSGVVTYYLKESGVMDYLSQLGFEVVGYGCMTCIGNSGPLPDSVVDAITQGDLVAAGILSGNRNFEGRVHPNTRANYLASPPLVIAYAIAGTVRIDFESEPIGTTSEGKEIFLRDIWPTREEIQAVERKFVIPTMFKEVYEKIEKVNERWNSLDAPSDKLYTWDPQSTYIKSPPFFSGLTMELQPPESINDAYVLLNFGDSVTTDHISPAGNIARNSAAARYLTSRGLTPRDYNSYGSRRGNDAIMSRGTFANIRLFNKFLNKQAPQTIHLPTGDTLDVFDAAERYQQSAVPLLVLAGKEYGSGSSRDWAAKGPFLLGIKAVLAESYERIHRSNLVGMGVIPLEYLPGDTADSLGLTGRERYTVVIPQQLTPRMLVDVKLDTGKTFQVRMRFDTDVELTYFHHGGILNYMIRKMSAN; encoded by the exons atgTCTACCACTGTAAGCAATCCCTTTCAACATATTGTTGAGCCCCTGAACCCCGAGGACCCAAAGCAGCAGTTTTATAATCTTTCCAAACTTGGAGACAGCAGATATG AGCGTCTACCGTTCTCCATCCGAGTCCTCCTGGAGTCTGCAGTACGTAACTGTGATGAATTTCTGGTTAAGAGCTCAGATGTGGAACGCATCCTCAGCTGGAAGGAGACCCAGACTCAAAGTGTGGAGGTGCCATTTAGACCGGCCCGTGTCATCCTGCAGGACTTCAC TGGCGTCCCTGCCGTGGTGGATTTTGCCGCTATGCGTGACGCAGTGATGAAACTGGGCGGCGACCCAGAGAAGATCAATCCAGTCTGCCCTGCTGACCTCGTCATCGATCACTCTATCCAAGTGGACTTTAACAGAAA GTCTGATAGCCTCCAGAAAAACCAAGATTTGGAGTTTGACCGCAACAGGGAGAGATTCCAGTTCTTAAAG TGGGGCTCTAAAGCCTTTAGGAACATGCGAATCATTCCTCCTGGCTCAGGAATCGTTCACCAAGTCAACCTGGAGTACCTGGCCCGAGTGGTGTTCAACCACGAAGGGTTCTTCTACCCCGACAGCCTGGTGGGCACAGACTCCCACACGACCATGATCGACGGCCTGGGTGTCCTCGGCTGGG GTGTGGGTGGAATAGAGGCGGAGGCGGTGATGCTGGGTCAGCCAATAAGCATGGTCCTGCCCGAGGTGGTGGGATACAAGCTGCATGGGACCCCGGATAAATTCATTACATCCACTGACATTGTCCTCACTGTTACCAAG CATCTCCGCCAGGTGGGTGTCGTGGGGAAGTTTGTGGAGTTCTTCGGCCCCGGTGTGGCTCAGCTGTCCATCGCCGACCGAGCCACCATCGCCAACATGTGTCCAGAGTACGGAGCCACAGCGGCGTTCTTCCCTGTGGACGACATCAGCATTCAGTACCTCGTACAGACAG GACGAGACGCAGAAAAGCTGGACTACATTACAAAGTACCTGAAGGCAGTGGCCATGTTCAGAGACTACAACGATGTCTCTCAGGATCCAGATTTTACTCAG GTGGTGGAGTTGGATCTCAGTACTGTGGTTCCCTGCTGCAGTGGTCCCAAAAGGCCGCAGGACAGAATCCCTGTTACTGACATGAAGACAGACTTTGAAACCTGTTTGGGAGCAAAG CAAGGCTTTAAGGGTTTCCAGATGCCGGCCGAGCGCCACAGCGCTGCCGTCCCCTTCCAGTTCAATGGAAACGAGTACACTCTGAGCCACGGCTCCGTGGTCATCGCCGCCATCACCAGCTGCACCAACACCAGTAACCCCTCTGTCATGCTGGGAGCCG ggCTTCTTGCTAAAAAGGCAATCGAGTGTGGTTTGAGTGTGAACCCGTACATTAAGACCAGCCTGTCACCGGGCAGTGGAGTGGTCACCTACTACCTGAAGGAGAGCGGTGTTATGGACTACCTGTCTCAGCTGGG CTTCGAGGTCGTCGGCTACGGTTGTATGACGTGTATCGGCAACAGTGGGCCGCTGCCAGACTCTGTGGTGGATGCCATCACACAG ggagATCTGGTTGCTGCAGGAATCCTGTCGGGAAACAGAAACTTTGAAGGGCGAGTCCATCCCAACACCAGAGCCAACTACCTGGCTTCTCCTCCACTCGTCATTGCTTACGCCATCGCGGGGACCGTGAGGATAGACTTTGAGAGTGAGCCCATCG GCACCACCTCTGAAGGCAAAGAGATCTTCCTGAGAGACATCTGGCCCACGCGAGAGGAGATCCAGGCTGTGGAGAGGAAGTTCGTCATTCCAACGATGTTCAAAGAAGTCTACGAGAAGATTGAG AAAGTGAATGAACGCTGGAACTCTCTGGACGCTCCCTCTGACAAACTCTACACCTGGGACCCTCAGTCCACTTATATCAAGTCTCCTCCGTTCTTCAGTGGTTTG ACGATGGAGCTGCAGCCTCCAGAGTCCATCAACGACGCCTACGTGCTGCTCAACTTCGGAGACTCCGTCACCACCGACCACATTTCTCCCGCGGGGAACATAGCCAGGAACAGCGCTGCAGCGCGAtacctgaccagcagggg TCTGACTCCTCGAGACTACAACTCGTACGGCTCACGCCGAGGCAACGATGCCATCATGTCTCGAGGGACGTTCGCAAACATCCGCCTTTTTAACAAGTTCCTCAACAAGCAGGCACCACAAACCATTCACCTGCCGACAGGAGACACG TTGGACGTGTTCGATGCTGCAGAGCGGTACCAGCAGTCCGCTGTTCCTCTGCTGGTTCTGGCAGGGAAGGAGTACGGCTCGGGCAGCTCCAGAGACTGGGCAGCAAAAGGACCTTTCCTACTG GGCATCAAGGCCGTGCTGGCAGAGAGCTACGAGCGGATCCACCGCAGTAACCTGGTCGGGATGGGAGTGATTCCTCTGGAGTATCTGCCCGGAGACACGGCCGACAGTCTGGGTCTGACCGGCAGAGAGCGCTACACCGTCGTCATCCCTCAGCAGCTCACGCCCAGGATGCTCGTCGACGTTAAG CTCGACACGGGCAAAACATTCCAAGTGCGGATGAGGTTCGACACGGACGTGGAGCTGACGTATTTCCACCACGGAGGAATCCTCAACTACATGATCCGCAAGATGTCTGCAAACTAA